A single genomic interval of Notolabrus celidotus isolate fNotCel1 chromosome 13, fNotCel1.pri, whole genome shotgun sequence harbors:
- the LOC117824483 gene encoding galectin-3-like isoform X2 gives MDLVSSVLSTLSLPQFSILAPDPSTPPSSTSPPPPPQHSDALCGSCPSSGSAPQPNGLWPALPQSSPSFPSWPAPPTQPAPCWPGQPNTPCWPGTQTTPYSVPAPVLVPAPAAPTPAPTTPIAPAPAPFQYPAPVQAPGQPCQPCWPGPQYQTPQPPAPIQAPVPGQVLTPAPTPVPVPAPPPSSRWLGHPGWHNNPGQSGWPGQGPNFMPPNWLPPTSGPLSVPYNLNLARGVYDKMMMTILGHVKPNAKMFTVNFLRGNDIAFHINPRFCEAGKQVLVRNHKLGERWGPEERELKPGPFPFALGSPFEMKIMCTKDSFRVAVNNMPLFEFKHRIRELNRIDRINILHDVVLTYVNVETLP, from the exons ATGGAT TTGGTGTCCTCCGTCCTGTCCACTCTTTCTCTTCCCCAATTCTCCATCCTGGCCCCTGACCCCTCTACCCCTCCATCttccacttctcctcctcctcctcctcagcactCTGACGCTCTGTGTGGCAGCTGCCCGTCCTCTGGTTCTGCCCCACAGCCTAATGGCCTCTGGCCCGCCCTGCCCCAGTCTTCACCCTCATTCCCTTCATGGCCAGCACCACCAACCCAGCCTGCGCCCTGCTGGCCAGGTCAGCCCAACACACCCTGCTGGCCTGGGACCCAAACAACTCCATACTCTGTTCCTGCACCAGTGTTAGTTCCAGCTCCTGCTGCACCCACCCCTGCACCCACCACGCCCATAGCCCCCGCTCCAGCTCCATTTCAATATCCAGCCCCTGTTCAGGCCCCAGGGCAGCCATGTCAGCCCTGCTGGCCAGGCCCCCAATACCAGACTCCTCAGCCACCCGCTCCGATTCAAGCTCCAGTCCCTGGTCAAGTCTTAACTCCAGCCCCAACTCCAGTGCCAGTCCCTgccccccctccttcctccagGTGGCTCGGCCATCCTGGTTGGCACAATAATCCTGGCCAGTCAGGATGGCCCGGCCAGGGTCCAAACTTCATGCCTCCAAACTGGCTCCCACCCACATCTGGACCTCTG AGTGTACCATACAACTTGAACCTGGCCAGAGGAGTCTATGACAAGATGATGATGACCATCCTTGGCCATGTCAAACCTAACGCTAAAAT GTTCACAGTGAACTTTCTGAGAGGCAACGACATTGCCTTTCACATCAACCCCCGTTTCTGCGAGGCGGGTAAACAGGTGCTGGTCCGTAACCACAAATTGGGGGAGCGCTGGGGCCCCGAGGAGAGGGAGCTGAAGCCGGGACCCTTCCCTTTTGCCCTTGGGAGCCCTTTTGAG ATGAAGATCATGTGCACTAAGGATTCATTTAGGGTGGCAGTCAACAACATGCCGCTGTTTGAGTTCAAACATCGCATCAGAGAGCTCAACCGGATCGATAGGATCAACATCCTGCATGATGTTGTCCTCACCTACGTCAACGTGGAGACACTTCCATAG
- the LOC117824483 gene encoding galectin-3-like isoform X1: MFKSLLMSNGHVCHCKLVSSVLSTLSLPQFSILAPDPSTPPSSTSPPPPPQHSDALCGSCPSSGSAPQPNGLWPALPQSSPSFPSWPAPPTQPAPCWPGQPNTPCWPGTQTTPYSVPAPVLVPAPAAPTPAPTTPIAPAPAPFQYPAPVQAPGQPCQPCWPGPQYQTPQPPAPIQAPVPGQVLTPAPTPVPVPAPPPSSRWLGHPGWHNNPGQSGWPGQGPNFMPPNWLPPTSGPLSVPYNLNLARGVYDKMMMTILGHVKPNAKMFTVNFLRGNDIAFHINPRFCEAGKQVLVRNHKLGERWGPEERELKPGPFPFALGSPFEMKIMCTKDSFRVAVNNMPLFEFKHRIRELNRIDRINILHDVVLTYVNVETLP; the protein is encoded by the exons atgtttaaatCTTTGCTTATGTCAAATGGCCATGTTTGCCACTGCAAGTTGGTGTCCTCCGTCCTGTCCACTCTTTCTCTTCCCCAATTCTCCATCCTGGCCCCTGACCCCTCTACCCCTCCATCttccacttctcctcctcctcctcctcagcactCTGACGCTCTGTGTGGCAGCTGCCCGTCCTCTGGTTCTGCCCCACAGCCTAATGGCCTCTGGCCCGCCCTGCCCCAGTCTTCACCCTCATTCCCTTCATGGCCAGCACCACCAACCCAGCCTGCGCCCTGCTGGCCAGGTCAGCCCAACACACCCTGCTGGCCTGGGACCCAAACAACTCCATACTCTGTTCCTGCACCAGTGTTAGTTCCAGCTCCTGCTGCACCCACCCCTGCACCCACCACGCCCATAGCCCCCGCTCCAGCTCCATTTCAATATCCAGCCCCTGTTCAGGCCCCAGGGCAGCCATGTCAGCCCTGCTGGCCAGGCCCCCAATACCAGACTCCTCAGCCACCCGCTCCGATTCAAGCTCCAGTCCCTGGTCAAGTCTTAACTCCAGCCCCAACTCCAGTGCCAGTCCCTgccccccctccttcctccagGTGGCTCGGCCATCCTGGTTGGCACAATAATCCTGGCCAGTCAGGATGGCCCGGCCAGGGTCCAAACTTCATGCCTCCAAACTGGCTCCCACCCACATCTGGACCTCTG AGTGTACCATACAACTTGAACCTGGCCAGAGGAGTCTATGACAAGATGATGATGACCATCCTTGGCCATGTCAAACCTAACGCTAAAAT GTTCACAGTGAACTTTCTGAGAGGCAACGACATTGCCTTTCACATCAACCCCCGTTTCTGCGAGGCGGGTAAACAGGTGCTGGTCCGTAACCACAAATTGGGGGAGCGCTGGGGCCCCGAGGAGAGGGAGCTGAAGCCGGGACCCTTCCCTTTTGCCCTTGGGAGCCCTTTTGAG ATGAAGATCATGTGCACTAAGGATTCATTTAGGGTGGCAGTCAACAACATGCCGCTGTTTGAGTTCAAACATCGCATCAGAGAGCTCAACCGGATCGATAGGATCAACATCCTGCATGATGTTGTCCTCACCTACGTCAACGTGGAGACACTTCCATAG
- the LOC117824483 gene encoding galectin-3-like isoform X4, translating into MDVSSSSNYQISTLHSDALCGSCPSSGSAPQPNGLWPALPQSSPSFPSWPAPPTQPAPCWPGQPNTPCWPGTQTTPYSVPAPVLVPAPAAPTPAPTTPIAPAPAPFQYPAPVQAPGQPCQPCWPGPQYQTPQPPAPIQAPVPGQVLTPAPTPVPVPAPPPSSRWLGHPGWHNNPGQSGWPGQGPNFMPPNWLPPTSGPLSVPYNLNLARGVYDKMMMTILGHVKPNAKMFTVNFLRGNDIAFHINPRFCEAGKQVLVRNHKLGERWGPEERELKPGPFPFALGSPFEMKIMCTKDSFRVAVNNMPLFEFKHRIRELNRIDRINILHDVVLTYVNVETLP; encoded by the exons ATGGATGTAAGTAGCTCTTCAAATTATCAGATCTCTACACTG cactCTGACGCTCTGTGTGGCAGCTGCCCGTCCTCTGGTTCTGCCCCACAGCCTAATGGCCTCTGGCCCGCCCTGCCCCAGTCTTCACCCTCATTCCCTTCATGGCCAGCACCACCAACCCAGCCTGCGCCCTGCTGGCCAGGTCAGCCCAACACACCCTGCTGGCCTGGGACCCAAACAACTCCATACTCTGTTCCTGCACCAGTGTTAGTTCCAGCTCCTGCTGCACCCACCCCTGCACCCACCACGCCCATAGCCCCCGCTCCAGCTCCATTTCAATATCCAGCCCCTGTTCAGGCCCCAGGGCAGCCATGTCAGCCCTGCTGGCCAGGCCCCCAATACCAGACTCCTCAGCCACCCGCTCCGATTCAAGCTCCAGTCCCTGGTCAAGTCTTAACTCCAGCCCCAACTCCAGTGCCAGTCCCTgccccccctccttcctccagGTGGCTCGGCCATCCTGGTTGGCACAATAATCCTGGCCAGTCAGGATGGCCCGGCCAGGGTCCAAACTTCATGCCTCCAAACTGGCTCCCACCCACATCTGGACCTCTG AGTGTACCATACAACTTGAACCTGGCCAGAGGAGTCTATGACAAGATGATGATGACCATCCTTGGCCATGTCAAACCTAACGCTAAAAT GTTCACAGTGAACTTTCTGAGAGGCAACGACATTGCCTTTCACATCAACCCCCGTTTCTGCGAGGCGGGTAAACAGGTGCTGGTCCGTAACCACAAATTGGGGGAGCGCTGGGGCCCCGAGGAGAGGGAGCTGAAGCCGGGACCCTTCCCTTTTGCCCTTGGGAGCCCTTTTGAG ATGAAGATCATGTGCACTAAGGATTCATTTAGGGTGGCAGTCAACAACATGCCGCTGTTTGAGTTCAAACATCGCATCAGAGAGCTCAACCGGATCGATAGGATCAACATCCTGCATGATGTTGTCCTCACCTACGTCAACGTGGAGACACTTCCATAG
- the LOC117824483 gene encoding galectin-3-like isoform X5, producing MDHSDALCGSCPSSGSAPQPNGLWPALPQSSPSFPSWPAPPTQPAPCWPGQPNTPCWPGTQTTPYSVPAPVLVPAPAAPTPAPTTPIAPAPAPFQYPAPVQAPGQPCQPCWPGPQYQTPQPPAPIQAPVPGQVLTPAPTPVPVPAPPPSSRWLGHPGWHNNPGQSGWPGQGPNFMPPNWLPPTSGPLSVPYNLNLARGVYDKMMMTILGHVKPNAKMFTVNFLRGNDIAFHINPRFCEAGKQVLVRNHKLGERWGPEERELKPGPFPFALGSPFEMKIMCTKDSFRVAVNNMPLFEFKHRIRELNRIDRINILHDVVLTYVNVETLP from the exons ATGGAT cactCTGACGCTCTGTGTGGCAGCTGCCCGTCCTCTGGTTCTGCCCCACAGCCTAATGGCCTCTGGCCCGCCCTGCCCCAGTCTTCACCCTCATTCCCTTCATGGCCAGCACCACCAACCCAGCCTGCGCCCTGCTGGCCAGGTCAGCCCAACACACCCTGCTGGCCTGGGACCCAAACAACTCCATACTCTGTTCCTGCACCAGTGTTAGTTCCAGCTCCTGCTGCACCCACCCCTGCACCCACCACGCCCATAGCCCCCGCTCCAGCTCCATTTCAATATCCAGCCCCTGTTCAGGCCCCAGGGCAGCCATGTCAGCCCTGCTGGCCAGGCCCCCAATACCAGACTCCTCAGCCACCCGCTCCGATTCAAGCTCCAGTCCCTGGTCAAGTCTTAACTCCAGCCCCAACTCCAGTGCCAGTCCCTgccccccctccttcctccagGTGGCTCGGCCATCCTGGTTGGCACAATAATCCTGGCCAGTCAGGATGGCCCGGCCAGGGTCCAAACTTCATGCCTCCAAACTGGCTCCCACCCACATCTGGACCTCTG AGTGTACCATACAACTTGAACCTGGCCAGAGGAGTCTATGACAAGATGATGATGACCATCCTTGGCCATGTCAAACCTAACGCTAAAAT GTTCACAGTGAACTTTCTGAGAGGCAACGACATTGCCTTTCACATCAACCCCCGTTTCTGCGAGGCGGGTAAACAGGTGCTGGTCCGTAACCACAAATTGGGGGAGCGCTGGGGCCCCGAGGAGAGGGAGCTGAAGCCGGGACCCTTCCCTTTTGCCCTTGGGAGCCCTTTTGAG ATGAAGATCATGTGCACTAAGGATTCATTTAGGGTGGCAGTCAACAACATGCCGCTGTTTGAGTTCAAACATCGCATCAGAGAGCTCAACCGGATCGATAGGATCAACATCCTGCATGATGTTGTCCTCACCTACGTCAACGTGGAGACACTTCCATAG
- the LOC117824483 gene encoding galectin-3-like isoform X3 yields MDLVSSVLSTLSLPQFSILAPDPSTPPSSTSPPPPPQHSDALCGSCPSSGSAPQPNGLWPALPQSSPSFPSWPAPPTQPAPCWPGQPNTPCWPGTQTTPYSVPAPVLVPAPAAPTPAPTTPIAPAPAPFQYPAPVQAPGQPCQPCWPGPQYQTPQPPAPIQAPVPGQVLTPAPTPVPVPAPPPSSRWLGHPGWHNNPGQSGWPGQGPNFMPPNWLPPTSGPLSVPYNLNLARGVYDKMMMTILGHVKPNAKMFTVNFLRGNDIAFHINPRFCEAGKQVLVRNHKLGERWGPEERELKPGPFPFALGSPFEGQCQANAGKRWKGLESRLCKRVLEKGAAALQGASWR; encoded by the exons ATGGAT TTGGTGTCCTCCGTCCTGTCCACTCTTTCTCTTCCCCAATTCTCCATCCTGGCCCCTGACCCCTCTACCCCTCCATCttccacttctcctcctcctcctcctcagcactCTGACGCTCTGTGTGGCAGCTGCCCGTCCTCTGGTTCTGCCCCACAGCCTAATGGCCTCTGGCCCGCCCTGCCCCAGTCTTCACCCTCATTCCCTTCATGGCCAGCACCACCAACCCAGCCTGCGCCCTGCTGGCCAGGTCAGCCCAACACACCCTGCTGGCCTGGGACCCAAACAACTCCATACTCTGTTCCTGCACCAGTGTTAGTTCCAGCTCCTGCTGCACCCACCCCTGCACCCACCACGCCCATAGCCCCCGCTCCAGCTCCATTTCAATATCCAGCCCCTGTTCAGGCCCCAGGGCAGCCATGTCAGCCCTGCTGGCCAGGCCCCCAATACCAGACTCCTCAGCCACCCGCTCCGATTCAAGCTCCAGTCCCTGGTCAAGTCTTAACTCCAGCCCCAACTCCAGTGCCAGTCCCTgccccccctccttcctccagGTGGCTCGGCCATCCTGGTTGGCACAATAATCCTGGCCAGTCAGGATGGCCCGGCCAGGGTCCAAACTTCATGCCTCCAAACTGGCTCCCACCCACATCTGGACCTCTG AGTGTACCATACAACTTGAACCTGGCCAGAGGAGTCTATGACAAGATGATGATGACCATCCTTGGCCATGTCAAACCTAACGCTAAAAT GTTCACAGTGAACTTTCTGAGAGGCAACGACATTGCCTTTCACATCAACCCCCGTTTCTGCGAGGCGGGTAAACAGGTGCTGGTCCGTAACCACAAATTGGGGGAGCGCTGGGGCCCCGAGGAGAGGGAGCTGAAGCCGGGACCCTTCCCTTTTGCCCTTGGGAGCCCTTTTGAG GGTCAATGTCAGGCTAACGCTGGGAAAAGATGGAAAGGGTTGGAAAGTCGTTTGTGCAAGCGGGTCCTAGAAAAAGGAGCTGCTGCCCTGCAGGGAGCCTCCTGGAG ATGA